Proteins from a single region of Candidatus Binatia bacterium:
- a CDS encoding MoaD/ThiS family protein, which translates to MIRVVLPAHLRALARVGGEVGVEVDGDVTQRSVLDALESLYPVLRGTIRDHVTHRRRAYVRFFACERDLSHETPDAPLPRDVASGAEPFLVVGAMSGG; encoded by the coding sequence GTGATTCGCGTCGTGCTGCCCGCGCATTTGCGCGCGCTGGCGCGCGTCGGCGGCGAGGTCGGCGTCGAAGTCGACGGCGACGTTACGCAGCGTTCCGTGCTCGACGCGCTGGAATCGCTCTATCCAGTCCTGCGCGGAACGATCCGCGATCACGTCACGCACCGGCGTCGCGCCTACGTCCGGTTCTTCGCCTGCGAGCGCGACCTCTCGCACGAAACGCCCGATGCTCCGTTGCCGCGGGACGTAGCGAGTGGCGCGGAGCCGTTTCTCGTCGTCGGCGCGATGTCGGGCGGCTAG
- a CDS encoding VOC family protein encodes MHVILFSRHAEKVREFLGDVLGLRSVDAGEGWPIFAAPPTELAVHPTDGEPEHEVFLMCDDVNAVVARLAQRGIQTDGPISDQSWGLSTTLLLPGGERIGLYEPRHPSPLAT; translated from the coding sequence ATGCACGTGATCTTGTTTAGCCGGCACGCCGAGAAGGTGCGGGAGTTTCTCGGCGACGTGCTGGGCCTTCGCTCGGTGGATGCGGGCGAAGGTTGGCCGATCTTCGCGGCGCCGCCGACGGAACTGGCCGTACACCCGACGGACGGAGAGCCAGAGCATGAGGTCTTTCTCATGTGCGATGACGTCAACGCGGTGGTCGCGCGGCTGGCGCAGCGCGGCATCCAAACTGACGGCCCCATCTCGGATCAGTCTTGGGGTCTGTCGACGACGCTGCTGCTTCCAGGAGGCGAGCGCATCGGTCTTTACGAGCCGCGGCATCCTTCGCCGCTTGCAACGTGA
- a CDS encoding transglycosylase SLT domain-containing protein has protein sequence MSLDPIASRLAAAGAAFAPQIAGAAQRHEIDPALLAAVAAQETGGPGANAGANIIGDGGHGRGLFQIDDRWHAFASTPAAMDPQKNADYAAGMLSGLLKRYGGNVREALSAYNAGSPTATGTKTRWADGSDLSYADSVLRHYKLLSGGSQPRVQIDESPEASAIAESGATIASIGSLRAHAQLMPMPPPPIASPPRSHAYHRQATDYQQFFNDDTDETAS, from the coding sequence ATGAGCCTTGATCCGATTGCGTCTCGCCTGGCCGCCGCGGGGGCGGCGTTCGCTCCCCAGATTGCCGGCGCGGCGCAGCGGCACGAAATCGATCCCGCGCTCCTGGCGGCCGTGGCGGCCCAAGAGACGGGTGGCCCCGGCGCCAACGCCGGCGCCAATATCATCGGCGACGGAGGTCACGGTCGCGGGCTCTTCCAGATCGACGACCGCTGGCACGCCTTCGCCTCGACTCCGGCCGCCATGGACCCCCAGAAAAACGCCGATTACGCCGCCGGCATGCTCTCCGGCTTACTCAAGCGCTACGGCGGGAACGTGCGCGAGGCGTTGTCAGCATACAACGCCGGCTCGCCCACCGCGACGGGGACGAAGACTCGCTGGGCCGACGGCAGCGACCTTTCGTATGCGGACTCCGTGCTGCGCCACTACAAGCTCCTGAGCGGCGGATCGCAGCCGCGCGTCCAGATCGACGAATCGCCGGAAGCATCGGCGATCGCGGAGTCCGGCGCCACGATCGCATCCATCGGCTCGCTGCGCGCACACGCACAACTCATGCCGATGCCGCCGCCGCCCATCGCGAGCCCCCCGCGATCGCACGCCTACCATCGGCAGGCGACCGACTACCAACAGTTTTTCAACGACGACACCGACGAGACAGCCTCGTAG
- a CDS encoding sialidase family protein, which produces MSAVRVLVGTRKGAFVLESDGKRKDWKVAGPHFGGWEIYHVKGSPADPNRIYASQSSSWFGQVVQRSDDGGRTWEPVDNRFVYDGTPGTHRWYDGTPHPWEFARVWHFEPSRDDPDAVYAGVEDAALFRSTDGGKSWEELAGLRRHPSADGWQPGAGGMCLHTIILDPRTAGRIFTAISAAGAFRSDDAGATWMPINRGLRSEVLPQPEAEVGHCVHRLAMHSSDPNVLFMQKHWDVMRSDDGGDSWREVSGNLPSDFGFCIDVHAHQPETIYVVPIKSDSEHYPIDGQLRVYRSRSGGGEWEPLTNGLPQKDCYVNVLRDAMAVDALDECGIYFGTTGGQVYASPDAGDTWAPIVRDLPAVLSVEVQTLP; this is translated from the coding sequence GTGAGCGCGGTACGCGTACTCGTCGGGACGCGCAAGGGCGCGTTCGTCTTGGAATCGGATGGCAAGCGTAAGGACTGGAAGGTTGCGGGGCCGCACTTCGGCGGCTGGGAGATCTACCACGTGAAGGGCTCGCCGGCCGACCCGAATCGAATCTACGCGTCGCAGTCGTCGAGCTGGTTTGGACAAGTCGTGCAACGCTCCGACGACGGCGGACGCACGTGGGAGCCGGTGGACAACCGCTTCGTCTACGATGGGACGCCCGGGACGCACCGATGGTACGACGGCACGCCGCATCCGTGGGAGTTCGCCCGCGTCTGGCACTTCGAGCCGTCCCGCGACGATCCCGATGCAGTTTACGCTGGCGTCGAAGACGCCGCGCTGTTCCGTTCGACCGATGGCGGGAAGAGCTGGGAAGAGCTCGCGGGGCTGCGCCGTCACCCATCGGCCGACGGATGGCAGCCGGGGGCCGGCGGCATGTGCCTGCACACGATCATCCTCGATCCGCGCACGGCCGGCCGCATCTTCACAGCGATCTCCGCGGCCGGCGCGTTTCGCAGCGACGACGCGGGCGCGACCTGGATGCCGATCAATCGCGGCCTGCGCTCGGAGGTGCTGCCGCAGCCGGAGGCCGAGGTCGGCCACTGCGTCCATCGCCTCGCGATGCACTCGAGCGATCCGAACGTGCTGTTCATGCAGAAGCACTGGGACGTGATGCGCAGTGACGATGGTGGCGACTCGTGGCGCGAGGTCAGCGGCAACCTGCCGTCCGACTTCGGATTCTGCATCGACGTCCACGCACACCAGCCCGAGACGATCTACGTCGTCCCGATTAAAAGCGATTCCGAGCACTACCCGATCGACGGGCAGCTGCGCGTGTATCGCAGCCGCAGCGGCGGCGGCGAGTGGGAGCCGCTCACCAACGGGCTGCCGCAGAAGGACTGTTACGTCAACGTGCTGCGCGACGCGATGGCGGTCGATGCGCTGGACGAGTGCGGCATCTATTTCGGCACGACCGGCGGGCAGGTCTACGCGTCCCCGGACGCGGGCGACACATGGGCGCCGATCGTGCGCGACCTGCCGGCGGTGCTCTCCGTCGAGGTGCAGACGCTGCCGTGA
- a CDS encoding TMEM175 family protein: protein MAISYNEIAGRSVERLGSLSDGVFAFAMTLLVLDLRLPAVEAVHSERDLWLALGALAPNALAYLLSFMTLGIFWVGQHTALSKLERSDRNLTWIYLAFLLGVTLMPFSTKLLAAFITYRTSVVIYWLNILALGAGLYSSWNYAFRNKLIKPGAPAGIDTAVRGRILLAQALYALGAGLCLINTYLSIGFMVVVQLNYVFAPRLGILRRY, encoded by the coding sequence ATGGCAATATCGTACAACGAGATCGCCGGCCGCAGCGTCGAGCGCCTCGGGTCGCTCAGCGACGGCGTCTTCGCGTTTGCCATGACGCTGCTCGTGCTCGATCTACGCCTCCCGGCCGTCGAGGCGGTTCACTCAGAGCGCGATCTGTGGCTCGCGCTCGGCGCGCTCGCGCCCAATGCTCTCGCGTACCTCCTGAGCTTCATGACGCTCGGCATCTTTTGGGTCGGACAGCATACCGCCCTGAGCAAGCTCGAGCGTTCCGACCGGAATCTGACGTGGATTTACCTCGCGTTCTTGCTCGGCGTGACGCTCATGCCGTTTTCCACGAAGTTGTTGGCAGCGTTCATAACCTATCGAACGTCGGTCGTCATCTACTGGCTCAACATACTCGCGCTCGGCGCCGGGCTCTACTCGAGCTGGAACTACGCGTTTAGGAACAAGCTCATCAAGCCCGGGGCACCCGCCGGCATCGACACTGCGGTTCGTGGTCGGATCCTCCTCGCCCAAGCCCTGTACGCGCTCGGCGCCGGGCTCTGCTTGATCAACACCTACCTGAGCATAGGGTTCATGGTCGTCGTTCAGCTGAACTACGTGTTCGCACCGAGGCTGGGAATACTGCGCCGCTATTAG
- a CDS encoding DUF177 domain-containing protein, whose protein sequence is MDISGLLAGSRQVMAVADEVPIEPFEGIVFPEPAIVRLELRQADHMLAVEGSIDARVRGPCDACLEDVEMQVHVDVNERLDPSQGRESDPFGESNVLTGERLDVADLAQQSVVSTLPMGLRCRQDCKGLCEVCGANRNGTDCTCEGGDELWNGERRG, encoded by the coding sequence GTGGATATCAGTGGGCTCCTCGCAGGCAGCCGCCAGGTCATGGCGGTGGCAGACGAGGTCCCGATTGAGCCCTTCGAAGGGATCGTCTTCCCGGAGCCGGCCATCGTTCGCCTCGAGCTGCGCCAGGCGGATCACATGCTCGCGGTCGAGGGCAGCATCGACGCGCGGGTGCGGGGTCCGTGTGACGCTTGCTTGGAAGACGTGGAGATGCAGGTCCACGTCGACGTCAACGAGCGGCTCGATCCCTCGCAGGGCAGGGAGTCCGACCCGTTTGGCGAGAGCAACGTTTTGACGGGCGAGCGCCTCGACGTGGCGGACCTGGCGCAGCAGTCCGTCGTCAGCACCTTGCCGATGGGATTGCGCTGCAGGCAAGACTGCAAAGGACTCTGCGAGGTGTGCGGTGCCAACCGCAACGGCACCGATTGTACCTGCGAAGGCGGGGACGAGCTTTGGAACGGAGAGAGACGTGGCTAA
- a CDS encoding beta-ketoacyl-ACP synthase III, with amino-acid sequence MSLHGVKIVGVGHYAPARVVTNHDLETWLDTSDEWITTRTGMKRRHWASEEEATSDLATAAASAALVHAGLSAQEIDCVIVATVTPDYEFPATACLVASKLGVLQKPAFDIAIACSGFIYGLTVASGLIHSGVYRRVMLIGAESLSKILDKDDRSTAILFGDGAGAVILERSNDDSFLAAELGADGSRPELLYAHGGGARRPLDHAALDAKVHLIHMQGRETFKLAVTKMVESADAVLGKANLTKADVTFLIPHQANKRIIDAMARYLEVPEEKVVVNIAEYGNTSAASIPMALSETVRAGMVKPGDIIIFVAFGGGLSWGAVAWRWAA; translated from the coding sequence GTGTCGTTGCACGGCGTGAAGATCGTCGGGGTCGGCCACTATGCGCCGGCCCGCGTCGTAACGAATCACGACCTCGAGACCTGGTTGGACACGTCGGACGAGTGGATCACCACGCGCACGGGAATGAAGCGGCGCCACTGGGCCTCGGAAGAAGAAGCGACGAGCGACCTGGCCACAGCCGCCGCCTCCGCGGCGCTCGTCCACGCCGGATTGAGCGCGCAGGAGATCGATTGCGTCATCGTCGCGACGGTAACGCCGGACTATGAGTTTCCCGCGACGGCGTGCCTCGTCGCGTCCAAGTTGGGCGTGCTCCAAAAGCCGGCCTTCGACATCGCCATCGCCTGCAGCGGCTTCATCTATGGGCTGACCGTCGCATCGGGGCTCATACACTCGGGCGTCTATCGCCGAGTGATGCTCATCGGCGCGGAATCGCTCTCGAAGATCCTCGACAAGGACGATCGCTCCACCGCGATCTTGTTCGGCGACGGCGCCGGCGCCGTGATTTTGGAACGCTCGAACGATGACTCGTTCTTGGCGGCTGAGCTCGGCGCGGACGGCAGCCGCCCGGAGCTTCTCTACGCGCACGGCGGCGGCGCGCGCCGGCCACTCGATCACGCTGCACTCGACGCGAAGGTACACCTGATTCACATGCAGGGTCGCGAGACGTTCAAGCTGGCCGTGACGAAGATGGTCGAGTCCGCCGACGCAGTGCTGGGCAAGGCGAACCTGACCAAGGCCGACGTGACCTTCCTGATTCCGCATCAGGCCAACAAACGGATCATCGACGCAATGGCGCGGTATCTGGAGGTGCCGGAAGAGAAAGTCGTCGTCAATATAGCGGAGTATGGCAACACGTCCGCAGCCTCGATTCCGATGGCGCTTTCCGAGACGGTGCGCGCCGGCATGGTGAAACCCGGTGACATCATCATCTTCGTCGCGTTCGGCGGGGGGCTGTCGTGGGGCGCGGTCGCCTGGCGGTGGGCGGCCTAA
- a CDS encoding GNAT family N-acetyltransferase → MPEILNLVVDLSLERAIAPAPADVEIARPAPSDERTLAWIDETFGGTWSSEAYVGRSVVARRDGSPVGFATIDPQGLKFSWLHGLAREPGVGVFGPFGVAPCERGRGVGSALLGRALGALRESGYARAIVPAVGGERLAGYYAHVAGAQVAERFGRAALMRPRRRTLVLASGNGSNFAAVLDAVRGGTVPLDIVGLIANNESAYALERARAAGVSATVVSWDRERELRAEYDTRLLAAVKADEPDLVLLLGWMHLLSRSFVAEFPELLNLHPAFLPLDAARDDVVLPDGSHMPAFRGARAVRDALKASSAWVGATLHRVTGATDRGPVMARKPLRVKPGEDEAQLMERVHEIERGVVRAGVMRWLYERDA, encoded by the coding sequence TTGCCTGAGATTCTGAACCTCGTCGTGGACCTGTCGCTCGAACGGGCGATCGCGCCGGCGCCGGCAGACGTTGAGATCGCGCGCCCTGCGCCGAGCGACGAACGGACGCTGGCATGGATCGACGAGACCTTCGGCGGCACGTGGAGCTCCGAAGCGTACGTCGGACGCAGCGTCGTCGCACGCCGCGACGGGTCGCCCGTTGGCTTCGCGACGATCGATCCACAAGGGTTGAAGTTTTCTTGGCTCCACGGCCTCGCGCGGGAACCCGGCGTCGGCGTCTTCGGCCCGTTCGGCGTCGCGCCGTGTGAGCGCGGCCGCGGGGTCGGAAGCGCGCTGCTCGGCCGCGCGCTCGGCGCGCTGCGCGAGTCAGGATACGCGCGTGCGATCGTCCCCGCGGTCGGTGGCGAGCGGCTCGCGGGATATTACGCTCACGTAGCCGGTGCGCAAGTCGCGGAACGCTTCGGCCGCGCCGCCTTGATGCGGCCGCGGCGCCGCACGCTGGTGCTGGCGTCGGGCAACGGGAGCAACTTTGCGGCGGTACTCGACGCTGTTCGCGGGGGTACGGTGCCGCTGGATATCGTCGGCCTCATCGCAAATAACGAGAGTGCGTACGCTCTCGAACGGGCTCGCGCGGCCGGCGTATCTGCGACGGTCGTGAGCTGGGATCGCGAGCGCGAGTTACGTGCCGAATACGACACGCGGTTGCTGGCCGCGGTGAAGGCGGATGAGCCGGACCTCGTGCTGTTACTGGGCTGGATGCACCTATTGTCGCGCTCGTTCGTCGCGGAGTTTCCGGAGCTGCTGAACCTCCATCCCGCGTTTCTCCCGCTCGATGCGGCGCGCGACGACGTTGTTTTGCCGGACGGTTCGCACATGCCGGCATTTCGCGGCGCGCGCGCGGTCCGGGATGCCTTGAAGGCTTCGAGCGCGTGGGTAGGAGCGACACTGCATCGCGTGACCGGCGCGACCGATCGCGGACCGGTCATGGCCCGCAAGCCGCTGCGCGTCAAGCCGGGAGAAGATGAAGCGCAGCTTATGGAGCGCGTGCACGAGATCGAACGGGGCGTCGTCCGAGCGGGCGTGATGCGCTGGCTCTACGAGCGCGATGCCTAA
- a CDS encoding S9 family peptidase gives MRRVAVWGAAAVVLSCGVAAAAPPTMREVLTASYAVRDLTDVALSPNGTAVAWEESFHDPRRLLESPLYHAAYVQSPGGGTRIHLTAGAPAEYYDEENPVWSPDGRSLAFLSDARSKDQLQIFVASATGSRVRELGRLSGNVQRLTWSPAGDVLAVLYIAGAHRKAGALQPGARDVGVVGSVVDEQRLAIMNARTGTMRVLTPADRYVYEYGWSPDGRSIAATYAVGNGDNNWWVARLARVDVASGAMRDLLAPSYQIDDPQWSPDGKQIAIIGGIMSDFGSTGGDLYLVDAQTGASRNLTAGVPISVQSLRWSDADSLDVVTHVPGAMRLMRVDAAGGNIATLTDRPETLRSWSSAKAGRLVALARESFDAPPDLWVGPPSSLRRITDSNAGVKRLYGKAVSLEWKSDGFNIQGWLLYPLDYDPRRRYPLVMMVHGGPSAQASPIFGSRNDSALSSQGYFVLMPNPRGSFGRGESFTRANIKDFGYGDWRDDLAGVDAAIAHASIDPNRLGLMGWSYGGYMAMWGETQTSRFKAIVAGAGVVNLQSYYGQNKIDEWMIPFFGASVYQDPVVYAKSSPITFISRSKTPVLILQGERDEEVPAPQAFEFWHAMTTLGVPTRLVVYADEGHSFQKIRDQIDVLTQTADWFDRYLKS, from the coding sequence ATGAGGCGCGTCGCGGTCTGGGGAGCCGCCGCCGTCGTCCTGAGCTGCGGCGTTGCGGCGGCGGCACCGCCGACGATGCGCGAAGTTCTCACGGCGTCGTATGCGGTGCGCGACCTGACCGACGTAGCGCTCTCACCGAACGGAACTGCCGTCGCGTGGGAAGAGAGCTTCCACGATCCTCGGCGGCTGTTGGAGTCTCCGCTCTATCACGCCGCGTACGTGCAGAGTCCGGGAGGCGGCACGCGCATTCACCTCACCGCCGGCGCACCTGCGGAATACTACGACGAGGAGAATCCGGTCTGGTCGCCGGACGGCCGCAGCCTCGCGTTCCTTTCGGATGCGCGCTCGAAGGACCAGCTGCAAATTTTCGTCGCGAGCGCGACGGGCAGTCGTGTTCGCGAGCTGGGGCGGCTCAGCGGCAACGTGCAGCGCCTCACCTGGTCGCCGGCGGGCGACGTGCTCGCCGTGCTCTACATCGCGGGCGCACACCGGAAGGCCGGCGCCTTGCAACCGGGAGCGCGGGACGTGGGCGTGGTCGGCAGCGTGGTGGACGAGCAACGGCTCGCGATCATGAATGCTCGAACCGGAACGATGCGAGTGCTCACGCCGGCGGACCGTTACGTTTACGAATACGGCTGGTCGCCGGATGGCCGATCGATCGCGGCGACGTATGCGGTGGGTAACGGCGATAACAACTGGTGGGTGGCGCGCCTCGCTCGGGTCGACGTCGCCAGCGGGGCGATGCGCGATCTGCTCGCGCCGTCGTACCAGATTGACGACCCGCAGTGGTCCCCCGACGGCAAGCAGATCGCGATCATCGGCGGCATCATGAGCGACTTCGGATCGACCGGCGGCGACCTGTATCTGGTCGACGCCCAAACCGGGGCATCCCGCAACCTCACGGCCGGCGTGCCGATCTCGGTGCAGTCGTTGCGTTGGAGCGACGCCGACAGCCTCGACGTAGTAACGCACGTGCCCGGAGCGATGCGGTTGATGCGCGTAGACGCCGCCGGCGGAAATATCGCGACGTTGACGGATCGCCCGGAGACGCTGCGCAGCTGGTCGAGTGCGAAGGCGGGGCGGCTCGTCGCGCTCGCCCGCGAGTCGTTCGACGCGCCACCCGACCTCTGGGTAGGACCTCCATCGAGCCTTCGCCGCATCACCGACAGCAACGCTGGGGTGAAGCGCCTCTACGGCAAGGCCGTCTCGCTGGAGTGGAAGAGCGATGGATTCAATATCCAGGGCTGGCTGCTCTATCCGCTCGATTACGATCCGCGCCGCCGCTATCCGCTCGTGATGATGGTGCACGGCGGACCTTCGGCGCAGGCGTCGCCGATCTTCGGCAGCCGCAACGATAGCGCGCTCTCATCCCAGGGCTACTTCGTGCTCATGCCCAATCCGCGCGGCAGCTTTGGGCGCGGCGAGTCGTTCACGCGCGCCAACATCAAGGACTTCGGCTATGGCGACTGGCGGGATGATCTGGCGGGCGTCGACGCGGCGATCGCGCACGCGTCGATCGATCCGAACCGCCTAGGGCTGATGGGGTGGAGCTACGGGGGATACATGGCGATGTGGGGCGAGACGCAGACGTCGCGCTTCAAGGCGATCGTCGCCGGCGCCGGCGTCGTCAACTTGCAGTCGTACTATGGCCAGAACAAAATCGACGAATGGATGATCCCGTTCTTCGGCGCGTCCGTCTATCAGGATCCCGTTGTGTACGCAAAGAGTTCGCCGATCACGTTCATCTCGCGCTCGAAGACGCCAGTCTTAATTCTGCAGGGCGAGCGCGACGAAGAGGTTCCGGCGCCGCAGGCGTTCGAGTTCTGGCACGCGATGACGACGCTCGGCGTGCCGACGCGGCTCGTCGTCTATGCGGACGAGGGGCACTCGTTTCAGAAGATCCGCGATCAGATCGACGTCCTGACGCAGACCGCTGACTGGTTCGATCGTTACCTGAAATCGTAG
- the rpmF gene encoding 50S ribosomal protein L32, with product MANLKWKTPRSKTRSRRAANWKLGSVTTVRCPQCHQAKRPHFACPNCGTYKGRQVVKVQDESAG from the coding sequence GTGGCTAATTTAAAATGGAAGACGCCCCGCAGCAAGACGCGCAGCCGCCGCGCCGCAAACTGGAAGCTGGGCAGCGTCACGACGGTGCGATGCCCGCAGTGTCACCAAGCCAAGCGGCCGCACTTCGCATGCCCCAACTGCGGCACGTACAAGGGCAGGCAAGTCGTTAAAGTTCAAGACGAGTCGGCCGGCTAA
- the purM gene encoding phosphoribosylformylglycinamidine cyclo-ligase, with the protein MSEPKDAADSYARAGVSVASGNEAVARYREVLGRWRHADQLDAVGGFAGLFRLPGDARRALVASTDGVGTKVTIAAALRRYGQVGADLVNHCVNDILVSNATPLFFLDYLAVGRLDPEVAAEIVAGCADACRRHDCALLGGETAEMPGVYQAEHFDLAGTIVGVVDVDALPQRESVVAGDAVLGLPAVGLHTNGYSLARTLIPPQEWGAQFGDESYADALLAEHPSYYRDVRAIQAVADVKSMAHITGGGLLENVARTLPDNVKAVFEQQRWSVPPILRELVRRGDLGEEERYRVFNMGIGYTLIVSLGDAGAALQEVPGAKVVGWIEERVPDEPRVVVHPARD; encoded by the coding sequence GTGTCCGAGCCAAAAGACGCGGCCGATAGCTACGCCCGCGCGGGCGTAAGCGTGGCCTCGGGCAACGAAGCCGTCGCGCGCTATCGCGAGGTGCTCGGACGCTGGCGCCACGCCGATCAGCTCGACGCCGTCGGAGGGTTCGCGGGGCTGTTTCGGCTCCCGGGCGACGCGCGCCGCGCCTTGGTCGCCTCGACGGACGGCGTGGGCACCAAAGTCACGATCGCCGCGGCATTGCGGCGCTACGGCCAGGTTGGCGCCGACCTCGTCAATCACTGCGTGAACGACATCCTCGTCTCCAATGCCACGCCGCTGTTTTTCTTGGACTATCTCGCGGTCGGGCGGCTCGATCCCGAAGTGGCCGCTGAGATCGTGGCGGGCTGCGCGGACGCGTGCCGCCGTCACGATTGCGCGCTCCTGGGCGGCGAGACCGCCGAGATGCCCGGAGTCTATCAAGCCGAACACTTCGATCTCGCCGGAACGATCGTCGGCGTCGTCGACGTCGACGCGCTTCCGCAACGGGAGAGTGTCGTCGCCGGAGACGCCGTGCTCGGCCTGCCCGCGGTCGGGCTCCATACGAACGGCTACTCGCTGGCGCGTACGTTGATCCCGCCACAGGAGTGGGGCGCGCAGTTCGGCGACGAGAGCTACGCCGACGCGTTGCTCGCGGAACATCCTTCGTACTATCGCGACGTGCGCGCCATCCAGGCGGTCGCGGACGTGAAGTCAATGGCGCACATCACGGGCGGCGGGCTGCTCGAAAACGTCGCGCGCACCCTTCCCGATAACGTCAAGGCGGTCTTCGAGCAGCAGCGCTGGAGCGTACCGCCGATCCTGCGCGAGCTCGTGCGTCGCGGCGACCTCGGAGAAGAAGAGCGCTATCGCGTCTTCAACATGGGCATCGGCTACACGCTGATCGTCTCGCTCGGCGACGCGGGGGCGGCGCTGCAAGAGGTGCCTGGCGCGAAAGTCGTCGGATGGATTGAAGAACGAGTGCCGGACGAGCCGCGAGTCGTGGTTCATCCGGCACGCGATTGA
- the fabD gene encoding ACP S-malonyltransferase, whose protein sequence is MRIAVVFPGQGSQGVGMGCDAAAHSSEALATFERASEVLGYDLLALQRRGPEEKLRETEFSQPAIFATNIALYRAVGAGLRPVATAGHSFAELCSLVIADSLEFDDALRIVSERGKAMQEAAQRACGGMSAVLGLDAERVRETLQHSGLHGVSLANFNSPTQIVISGELAQVQTAGAAMLAAGAKRVVPLNVSGAWHSPLMEPAVARLAAAVEAGRFRLPQFDVISNVDGRPYRDIATIKENLIRSVVDEVRWHDTAERLLSYRIDAIAEFGASGVLSALMKRMPGAPPATVVSDYASVERFRATLAGTASASV, encoded by the coding sequence ATGCGAATCGCCGTCGTCTTTCCGGGCCAGGGCTCGCAGGGCGTCGGAATGGGCTGCGACGCCGCGGCGCATTCGAGCGAAGCGCTCGCGACGTTCGAGCGCGCGTCCGAGGTGCTCGGCTACGATCTGCTCGCGCTGCAACGCCGCGGGCCGGAAGAGAAGCTGCGCGAGACCGAGTTCAGCCAGCCGGCCATCTTCGCGACCAACATCGCGCTCTACCGCGCCGTTGGCGCGGGCCTGCGTCCCGTCGCTACCGCCGGACACTCGTTCGCCGAGTTGTGCAGCCTCGTGATCGCCGATTCGCTCGAGTTCGACGATGCGCTGCGCATCGTGAGCGAACGTGGCAAGGCGATGCAGGAGGCGGCGCAGCGCGCCTGCGGCGGGATGTCGGCGGTCCTCGGTCTCGACGCGGAGCGGGTCCGTGAGACGCTGCAGCACAGCGGCCTCCACGGCGTGTCGCTGGCCAATTTCAACTCGCCCACGCAGATCGTGATCAGCGGCGAGCTCGCGCAGGTCCAGACGGCCGGCGCGGCGATGCTCGCGGCGGGCGCGAAGCGCGTCGTGCCGCTGAACGTTTCCGGCGCCTGGCACAGCCCGCTGATGGAACCCGCGGTCGCGCGTCTCGCCGCCGCGGTTGAGGCCGGCCGCTTCCGTCTGCCGCAGTTCGACGTGATATCGAACGTCGATGGGCGCCCGTATCGCGACATCGCGACGATCAAGGAGAACCTCATTCGATCGGTGGTCGACGAGGTGCGCTGGCACGATACGGCGGAGCGGCTCCTATCGTACCGGATCGACGCAATCGCGGAGTTCGGCGCGAGCGGCGTGTTGAGCGCGCTGATGAAGCGCATGCCGGGAGCTCCGCCGGCGACGGTGGTGAGCGACTATGCGAGCGTCGAGCGGTTCCGCGCGACGCTCGCGGGAACGGCCTCGGCGAGCGTATGA